In Mangifera indica cultivar Alphonso chromosome 1, CATAS_Mindica_2.1, whole genome shotgun sequence, a single genomic region encodes these proteins:
- the LOC123213014 gene encoding uncharacterized mitochondrial protein AtMg00810-like, giving the protein MEVQQKQNEIFICQQKYAKEILKKFNMMECKPTTTLMNQKEKFCKEDEAEKVYEGLYKSLIGCLMYLTATRLDITNVFSQVKNFCLYGYSDSDWASCVNDMRSTSGYCFSFGSGIFSWCSKKQEVIAQSTAEAKYVATVVNQAL; this is encoded by the exons ATGGAGgtacaacaaaaacaaaatgagaTCTTCATATGTCAACAGAAATATGCCAAGGAAATTCTCAAGAAGTTCAACATGATGGAATGCAAGCCAACTACAACTCTAATGAATCAAAAGGAGAAGTTTTGTAAAGAAGATGAAGCTGAAAAGGTTTATGAAGGACTTTATAAGAGCCTCATAGGTTGCTTAATGTACTTGACTGCAACTCGACTAGATATTACGAATGTT TTCAGTCAAGTAAAAAATTTCTGTCTCTATGGTTATTCTGATAGTGATTGGGCTAGTTGTGTTAATGACATGAGAAGTACTTCAGGTTATTGTTTTAGCTTTGGCTCTGGTATTTTCTCATGGTGTTCTAAAAAGCAAGAAGTCATAGCTCAATCCACAGCAGAAGCAAAATATGTAGCTACTGTTGTGAATCAAGCTCTCTAG